CtcctaaatagaaccctattctgtACACTGTCTACCtctaaatagaaccctattctctacctcctaaatagaaccctattctctaccgcctaaatagaaccctattctctacactGTCTCCCtcctaaatagaaccctattctctacaccGTCTACCTcttaaatagaaccctattctctacaccGTCTCCCtcctaaatagaaccctattctctacaccGTCTCCCtcctaaatagaaccctattctctacactGTCTACCtcctaaatagaaccctattctctacaccGTCTACCTCTTAAATAGAACCCGATTCTCTACACCGTCTACCtcctaaatagaaccctattctctcCCTCCTAAGTAGAACCCTATTCTGTACACTGTCTACCtcctaaatagaaccctattctctacctCCTAAACAGAACCCTATTCTTTACACTGTCTACCTCCAAAATATAACCCTATTCTGTACACTGTCTACCtcctaaatagaaccctattctctacaccGTCTGCCtcctaaatagaaccctattctctacactGTCTACCtcctaaatagaaccctattctctacactGTCTACCtcctaaatagaaccctattctctacactGTCACCCtcctaaatagaaccctattctctacaccGTCTGCCtcctaaatagaaccctattctgtACACCGTCTACCTCTGAAATAGAACTCTATTCTCTACACTGTCTACCTCCTGAATAGAACCCTATTCACAATACCGTTTACCtcctaaatagaaccctattctctacactGTCTCCCtcctaaatagaaccctattctctacacgGTCTACCTCTTAAATAGAACCCTAATCTATACACTGTCTACCTCCTCAATAGAACCCTATTCTGTACACCGTCTACCTCCTcaatagaaccctattctctacactGTCTACCTCCTGAATAGAACCCTATTCACAATACCGTTTACCtcctaaatagaaccctattctctacactGTCTCCCtcctaaatagaaccctattctctacacgGTCTACCTCTTAAATAGAACCCTAATCTATACACTGTCTACCTCCTCAATAGAACCCTATCCTCTACACTGTCAACCtcctaaatagaaccctattctctacaccATCTACCtcctaaatagaaccctattctctacactGTCGACCtcctaaatagaaccctattctctacctCCTAAATAGAACCATATTCTCTACACTGTCTggctcctaaatggcaccctctattatagtgcattacttctgaccagggcccatctggctcaggtcaaacgtagtgcaccatGTGGAATAGGCCCCAGTCAGAAATAGTGGACTATGGGAAAAGGGTGCCAGTTGGAATAGAACCTGTGTTTAGAACCAGTTGCCTGCAATCTAACCGGTCATGTCTTGATGTACCATCTTTGAAGCCCTTTCCCCTTGTTCCAGGACAATTGTTCCTATCCGTCTCTTTTTCatggtccttcgagccggataGGGTTTGTGTACATCCCTACTTTATCAAAGAGGGGTTTGATGTTGTGTACTTGTTGCTGTTTAACCTATGCTTAGTTACACATCCGGTTtgatattcacaaagcatctcagagtaagaGCACTGGTCTAGGACCATTTCTCCATGTTaggtcataatgaataagattacatggacagataACATCCTTCTCTGGGATGCTTTAAAAATACATGCACAGAATCACTGTTCTCGTGATACGTAGGCCGGCCTTAGCTGTAATAGAGGCCTATACTTGCGTGGGCCAAGAGATACATTGAcagccccctcttctctctgtcccctgtggTATATGGATCAGGGACAGTGTGTATTAAGcgtttcagagtaggagtgctgatctaggatcatttCCTATATGTCCATTCATGATAATCTAACAAGAAACATGGATACCACATCAGTACTCCTACTCTCAGATGTTTAGTGAATATGGACCCAGATCAGAGTTTATAACCTAGGCCTTTACCTGCGTGGGCCAAGACTAGATAAACTGAaatcttcctcccctcttcctcctcctctcccctcctctcctctcctccctcctcctgtcctcgtctcctctcttcctcctcctgtcctcctctcctctccccctccctcctcctcctgtcctccctcctcctccctcctctcccttcctcctcctcctgtcctcctctcctcctcctcctctcccttcctcctcctcctctcttcctcttcctttccctctcctcccccctcctcctcctctccccacctcctcctctcccctcctcctgtcctccctcctcctcctcctcctccctcctcccctccctcctcctcctccctccctcctcctcctctcttcctcttcctttcccctcctctcccctcccccctcctcctctcccccacctcctcctctcctctccccctcctcctcctcctcctctcccctcccatcctcctcctcctcctcctcctcctcccccctcctcctcccacctcctcctctctcctcccacctcctcctcctcctcctcctcctcccctccccctctccccacctcctccctcctctccccacctcccccctcctcctccctcctctctcctctccctccccacctcctcctctccccacctccctcctcctcctcctcctcctctcctcccctcctctcctctcccccctcccctcctcctcctcctcctcctcctcctcctcctctctcctcctcctccctcctcccctccccctcctcctccccacctcccctcctcctcctcctcctcctcctccccctcctcccctctcctcctcctcctcctccctcctcccctcctccctcctcctccccctcccctcctcctcctccctcccccccacctcctccccctcctccccacctccctcccctcctctctcctcctctccccacctcctcctctgtcctcctctccccacctcctcctctgtcctcctctccccacctcctcctctgtcctcctctccccacctcctccccccctctcctcctctcctcctcctctctatgaTGTGTGCTATAGATCAGATCTGTATGGTTTGCTTCCAGCCCCTGTCAGTGTCAGTGATTCATGGTGGTTTCCTGGCCTGACTTGGGGAGAGTCCCCTATtccaccctattccttatatagtgcactacatttaaccagagtcTTATGGAGTGtgagcctggtctaaagtagtgcactacatagggaatagggtgccatttgggacacatcccagGCTGGGTTGTTGGAATGCGGCTAAGCAGCAGGCTTATCCATACGGCTGTCATCTCTCTACAGGAGCACTGCTGGCTTTGAACACAATCCACCGGCCAAATACCATACAGCATCCCCAAGGGGAGAGCCACTGTGATGTGATGAGACCTGGtccctctgttgttctcctcTGCCCGAGGACAGGCTCATGTTGTCCTCCCTAGGTCTATTTTGGACTTATCTGATCTGGCAGCTCCAGACGTCCAGGCCAGCGGTCGGTAGGTGACGTGTGTTGTCCCGTCAGGCTGTCCACCTATAGAActccagcctggtcccagatctgttcctgTTGTCTTGCTAACTGtcagttgtgtaaagtacttcaagtaaaaaatacttgaaagtactacttaagtagtctgtactttaatttactatttatatttttgacaacttttacttcactacattccaaaaggAAATTATTTACTTTTTAAgtcttacattttgaatgcttagcaggacagaaaaatggtctaattcacacacatccctactgcctctgatattttagcaaatatatttatttttgaaactgaagtatatttaaaaccaaatacttttagacttttactcaagtagtattttactgggtcacttgagtcattttctattaaggtaactttacttttactcaagtgtgacAATTGCGTACCTTTTCCACCACTATTAACTCCTCTGGTCTTGCTAATTCCATTGccatgaccataggagttggcaagacagcacaaacagatctggggacCAGGCTAGCCTCCTCTGATGAAGAGATAAAGGGTAGATGTGATGACATGTGAAGGTGTTTGGGATTACGGCCTGCGCTGAGTCATTTCTGACTgctatagggattagggtgtcaGTCAGGCATTGTCCGGAAGAAATATGTCCCATTGAGTGATTAGGAGTTTCCACAGACTTCTATTCTCGTCTCTCTGTAAAATCAgactggacaggtgtgtgtgtgtgtgagattgaggaGATAGGAGGTTTAGGTGGGTGAAGAGAGTAAGagagtgaatgtgtcagtgtgaaTGAGAGAAACACCAAACTACTGGTGCTCTCACTGTCTCTGAGAGCTCTACAATGCATGGCAATCATTCTATTGCTATTCTATTTTAGTTCCCTTTACTCGTTTCCTTCACTCGTTTCCTTTACTAGGCTTACACAGTATCATAGAAGGTCATGAAGTGATAATATTGTTGGAACCAATGAGGAAGTACTATTGATTGGTCAATGTTACTATTTAGTTAGTATACATCCCTTCTCGCATGGTCAACTAGTACCAACCCTCCATGTCCCCTAACTCCCATCTACCCATCCaccctcctctaacctctatGGGTATGTCCTGTCCTCACCTGTGATGAGGGCCTCAGCGGTGGTCATGTGCATCAGGGCTCCATCGCTGAGGGGCCAGTTGTCAGGGTCCAGTTTCAGAGCCCCAAGGCCCCCCAGAGAGGCCAGCTCTTCCTGGATCTGTGTCCCAGAGGGGCAGCTCTCCCAGCGGCCCTTACGGTAGCCCAGAGCGTCCCCCACCCCCGCTAGGACCATCCCAGCCTGGAACTTCTCCATGAGGGTTCAGATGCCCACCAACCCGGACGAAAACAAAGGATGGGCTGTAATGGAGGTTTCAATAGGAAGACCGACTGACTGACGCAGCTAGAGGACACAGGCTCTAGgtagacagtctctctctatggGTTATAGAGGACACAGGCTCTAGgtagacagtctctctctatgaGTTATAGAGGACACAGGCTCTAGGTAGACAGTCTCTCTACAGGTTAGAGAGGACACAGGCTCTAGGTAAACAGTCTCTCTACAGGTTATAGAGAATACAGGCTCCAGGAGGACAATCTCTCTACAGGTTATAGAGAACACAGGCTCCAGGTAGACAGTCTCTCTACGGGTTATAGAGAACACAGGTTCCAGGTAGACAGAGTCTCTCAGAAACAGTCTGACTCCCAAGACACTATAGTCCTCTTCTAGAAGCCCGAGATCGTGTTCCtctggttaaacagacagagctTCTAGAAGCCTGAGATCGTGTTCCtctggttaaacagacagagctTCTAGAAGCCTGAGATCGTGTTCCtctggttaaacagacagagctTCAAGAAGCCTGAGATCGTGTTCCtctggttaaacagacagagctTCAAGAAGCCTGAGATCGTGTTCCtctggttaaacagacagagctTCTAGAAGCCTGAGATCGTGTTCCtctggttaaacagacagagctTCTAGAAGCCTGAGATCGTGTTCCtctggttaaacagacagagctTCTAGAAGCCTGAGATCGTGTTCCtctggttaaacagacagagctTCTAGAAGCCTGAGATCGTGTTCCtctggttaaacagacagagctTCTAGAAGCCTGAGATCGTGTTCCtctggttaaacagacagagctTCGAGAAGCCTGAGATCGTGGTCCtctggttaaacagacagagctTCTAGAAGCCTGAGATCGTGTTCCtctggttaaacagacagagctTCTAGAAGCCTGAGATCGTGTTCCtctggttaaacagacagagctTCTAGAAGCCTGAGATCGTGTTCCtctggttaaacagacagagctTCTAGAAGCCTGAGATCGTGTTCCtctggttaaacagacagagctTCTAGAAGCCTGAGATCGTGTTCCtctggttaaacagacagagctTCTAGAAGCCTGAGATAGTGTTCCtctggttaaacagacagagctTCTAGAAGCCTGAGATCGTGTTCCtctggttaaacagacagagctTCTAGAAGCCTGAGATCGTGTTCCtctggttaaacagacagagctTCTAGAAGCCTGAGATCGTGTTCCtctggttaaacagacagagctTCTCCTCAGCCTGCTGGCAAACAAAAACAGCCCACTGTCCGACTGGTCCACCTAGAAGGCTCTCTGACGCTGTCACACGCTGTGTTGCTCTCTGGTCTGGTAATCTAATGGTGTGTCCTTACTAAACTGGATGGGGACGTGCCGTGGTTGGATCTCTCTTTTTAACTGTGAACGGTAGCAGTCCAGTTCAGTCCCCACCCCCATAGCGCTGAGCTCATCTATCAGCCTAATCAccagtcactctctctcactcagtctaaCACACATCTTTATCAGCagcctctgtgtgtgtagaggcaCTGGGCTGTGATCAGGTGTCTCCTAAAAAGGCAATAACCTCGTCCCCAGAACTCCAGGGCTACTGCCAGGGCTGGAGGGTTAGAGGGCTGGGGGGTCAGAGGACTGGGGGGGTtagagggctggagggctggagggttagAGGGCTGAGGGTTAGAAGGCTGGAGGGTTAGAAGGCTGGAGGGTTAGAAGGCTGGAGGGTTAGAAGGCTGGGGGTTAGAGGGCTGGGGGTTAAGGGCTGGAGGGTTAGAGGGCTGGAGGGTTAGAGGGCTGGAGGGTTAGAGGACTCCCCAGGGCTGGAGGGTTGAGGTCTGGGGGGTTAGAGGGCTGGAGGGTTAGAGGCCTGGAGGGTTCAGGGCTGGAGGAAGGGAGTCTAGGAGGGTTAGAGGGCTGGGGGTTAGAGGTCTGGaggaagggaggataggagggttATCAGGACTGGAGGTTAGAGGGCTGGAGGGTTAGAGGGCTGGAGGGTTGAGGGCTGGAGGGTTGAGGGCTGGAGGTGTTAGAGGGCTGGAGGGTTAGTGGGCAATAAGAGGGCTGGAGGGAAGGGCTCCAGGGCTAATGAGGGCtggagggttagaggtaggggGGGGTTAGAGGGCTGGGGGTTAGAGGGCTGGGGTTAGAGGGctgggggttagggctgggggttAGAGGGCTGGAGGGTTAGAGGGCTGGAGGGTTAGAAGGCTGGAGGGTTAGAAGGCTGGAGGGTTAGAAGGCTGGAGGGTTAGAAGGCTGGAGGGTTAGAAGGCTGGAGGGTTAGAAGGCTGGGGGGTTAGAGGGCTGGGGGTTAGAGGGCTGGAGGGTTAGAGGGCTGGAGGGTTAGAGGGCTGGAGGGTTAGAGGACTGGGTTAGAGGGCTGGAGGGGAGGTCTGGGGGTTAGAGGTGCTGGGGGGTTAGAGGGCTGGAGGGTTTAGAGGGCTGGAGGGTTAGAGGTCTGGaggaagggaggataggagggttAGAGGGCTGGAGGGTTAGAGGGCTGGGGGTTAGAGGGCTGGAGGGTTAGAGGGCTGGAGGGTTAGAGGGCTGGAGGGTTAGAGGGCTGGAGGGTTAGAGGGCTGGAGGGTTAGAGGGCTGGAGGGTTAGAGGGCTGGAGGGTTAGAGGGCTGGAGTAGTGAGGGCTGGAGGGTTAGAGGTCTGGGGGTtagagggctgggggttgggcTGGGGGTTAGAGGGctgggagggttagagggctgGGGGTTAGAGGTCTGggggagggctggagggttagAGGTCTGGGGGTTAGAGGGctgggggttagggctgggggttAGAGGGCTGGGGGTTAGAGGGCTGGAggggagggctggagggttaggagggctgggggttagagggctggagggttagagggctggagggggagggctggagggttagAGGGCTGGAGGGTTAGAGGGCTGGGGGTTAGAGGGCTGGAGGGTTAGAGGGCTGGGGGGTTAGAGGGCTGGAGGGTTAGAGGGCTGGAGGGTAGAGGGCTGGaggaagggaggataggagggttagagggctggagggttagagggctggagggttagagggctggagggttagagggctggagggttagggctggaggggagggctggagggttagggagggctggagggttagGGCTGGAGGGTTAGAGGGCTGGAGGGTTAGAGGGCTGGAGGGTTAGGGCTGGAGGACTGGAGGGTTAGAGGGCTGGAGGGTTAGAGGACTGGAGGGTTAGAGGGCTGGGGGTTATAGGTCTGGGGGGAGGTCTGGGGGTTAGAGGGCTGGAGGGTTAGAGGGCTGGAGGGTTAGAGGGCTGGAGGGTTAGAGGGCTGGAGGGTTAGAGGTCTGGGGGGGGTCTGGGGGTTAGAGGGCTGGGGGGTTAGAGGACTGGGGGTTATAGGTCTGGGGGTTAGAGGGCTGGGGGTTAGAGGGCTGGGGGTTAGAGGGCTGGAGGGTTAGAGGTCTGGGGGTTAGAGGGCTGGGGGTTAGAGGGCTGGAGGGTTAGAGGGCTGGAGGATTAGAGGGTTAGAGGGCTGGGGGTTAGAGGGCTGGAGGGTTAGAGGGCTGGAGGGTTAGAGGACTGGAGGGTTAGAGGACTGGAGGGTTAGAGGGCTGGAGGGTTAGAGGGCTGGAGGGTTAGAGGACTGGAGGGTTAGATGGCTGGAGGTTTAGAGGACTGGGGGGATGGATGGTAGGCTCTGTGTCAGATGGACCAGTAGGTCTAGTGTTGAgaccccttccttccttccctcaccaCTGGGGCAGGATAAGACTGGTGTGTTAATCAGCCCCCCTCCCTTGTTACCCCTCATCACCTCTAaaccctctctcattctcaccaacaacaaaccaaaacctgcaggttttttttgtttaaaaaacaacatgCTTTATTGACGGGACCTTCTGTTGTTCAAAACAAAGTCATGAAGAACGTCTCCGTAGCAGAACGATGACGAATGTTTTAAATGATTTTTCTCCCAGTGAAAATAATACCGAATATGAGTAAAGCTCAGACAGTCAACACGTTGGACACTCTCTCAGCGCGTACCGTAGTGTAGGGAGTTCAGAGaggacgtctctctctctctctctcttccatagtCTCTGTCTTCTCCTGTCGATACACGTCAACACTGGACAGAATGTTTtcattacaccccccccccagatGGCATAACAAGTGTAACTTAAAACATacctcccaaatagcaccctattccctacatagtgcacaacgttaaggtgccatttgggagacagacGAGGCGCAGCCCATAATCTCAGGAACATTTCCAGAGAATGAAGCAGAACTCCTGTTACCTGCTGCGGCAGAGGATGTTactgagagatgtgtgtgtgtgtgtgtgtgtgtgtgtagtagctAGTAGACATGATGATGTACtataaccacacagagagagtgtgtgtgtgtgtgtgtgtatgtgtatgaagTAGCTACTAGACGTGTCTCAGTCTGGTTTGATGATGTACTATAACCAcacagagtgtgagtgtgtgtgtgtgtgtgtgtgtgtgtgtgtgtgtgtgtgtgtgtgtgtctagtagtAGACGTGTCTCAGTCTGGTCTGATGATGTACTATAACCAcacagagtgtgagtgtgtgtgtgtgtgtgtgtgtagtagacgTGTCTCAGTCTGGTCTGATGATGTACTATAAccacacagagtgtgtgtgtgtgtgtgtgtgtgtgtgtgtgtgtgtgtgtgtgtagtagacgTGTCTCAGTCTGGTCTGATGATGTACTGTAACATTCACGTCACTGGGCTGGCTAGCAGTAACCCATGACGACCAACcaaaacaacacaaacaactGAAACGGCTTAAAAACAAAGAACTGGGGTGTGttgacaagcatttcgctgcacctgcaataacatctgctaaacacgtgtatgtgaccaataacattagaCTTGATTTAAACTGCTGCTGTAGACTGAATACGATTCATAGATTCAACTACATACAGTGCTGTAGACTGAATACGATTCATAGATTCAACTACATACAGTGCTGTAGACTGAATATGATTCATAGATTCAACTACATACAGTGCTGTAGACTGAATATGATTCATAGATTCAACTATGAACTATATACAGTGCTGTAGACTGAATATGATTCATAGATTCAACTATGAACTATATACAGTGCTGTAGACTGATGATATGATTCAACTATgaactatatacagtgttgtagacTGAATATGATTCATAGATTCAACTATGAACTATATACAGTGCTGTAGACTGAATATGATTCATAGATTCAACTATGAACTATATACAGAGTTGTAGACTGAATATGATTCATAGATTCAACTATGAACTATATACAGTGTTATAGACTGAATATGATTCATAGATTCAACTATGAACTATATACAGTGTTATAGACTGAATATGATTCATAGATTCAACTATGAACTATATACAGTGTTATAGACTGAATATGATTCATAGATTCAACTATGAACAGTGTTATAGACTGAATATGATTCATAGATTCAACTATGAACTATATACAGTGTTATAGACTGAATATGATTCATAGATTCAACTATGAACAGTGTTATAGACTGAA
This DNA window, taken from Oncorhynchus tshawytscha isolate Ot180627B unplaced genomic scaffold, Otsh_v2.0 Un_contig_2903_pilon_pilon, whole genome shotgun sequence, encodes the following:
- the LOC112240836 gene encoding protein ADP-ribosylarginine hydrolase-like protein 1, producing MEKFQAGMVLAGVGDALGYRKGRWESCPSGTQIQEELASLGGLGALKLDPDNWPLSDGALMHMTTAEALITEEASLVPRSVCAVLPTPMVMAMELARPEELIVVEKLARQQEQIWDQAGVL